The Campylobacter sp. CN_NE2 region TTTTAAAATCTCCTTTTACGCTTGGCACTTTTTTTGGGTCGTTTGGATTAAAAAACATTCGTCTGACTTCGTTTTTATCGTTACTTTTAAATTCATCATTTTGAACCATAATCGCGGTGTTTTGGAGATTTTTTGCCTTGCCGCCAATGAAATTTGGTGAATTAAAAATGCGTTGTTTTGTTGAAGAAATTTCGCTTAAAAAAACACCTTCAATGTCAATCCAAAAAATAACCAAGCCAAAAACAAAAACCAAAAAAACTAGCATAATTCTTTTTAAAATCTTTCGCATTGTGTAAAATCTTTTTATAAATTTAGCGAATTTTACCAAATTTAAAAGCAAATTTAATAGAACAATTCTCCAAATTTATTGTCTAATTCTACAAAATAAAAAACTATTTTATAAGCTTTTTATACTCCGTGCATGAAATTTTATCGCCCATTGCACATGCTCTTGCATAGTAGTTTTTCGCATTTTCTATATCACTTCTGCCTTGATAAATGATAGCTAAATTTCGACACGATGTGCCGACATCAAGTTTGCAAAGACGATCTGTATAAAAAATCGCGGCTTGGATATTTTCAGGTGTTCCTTGTGCCTTAAAATACAAATTTACCAAAGTCTCGCAAGAATCCTTATTTCCGTTCTTGCAATCACTATCAAGCCTTGCGATAGCCTTTGTATTTTCTAGCGTAACACTGCCGTTTTCGCAGTAGTCATCTTGCCCGTTTTTACATAAAAATGCCCTTATTTCGCTTAGGCGTTTTTTGTTTTTATTTGAAGCCGAGTGAATTCGCTCAGCGCCCTGACACGCTAAAATATTATTTTTTTTACAAATATTTTCATATAAATTTAGTGCCGTAGTGGTATCTTTTTTAGTTCCTAGACCATTTTCGAACATTTGAGCTTGTGCGATACAGGCATTTTCATGACCACTTTCACAGGCTTTTTTGAAAAATAAGAACGCTCCGTCGTCGTCTTTTTGGATATTCTGCCCGATATAAAGCAAAAGCCCGATTTCATAACAAGCCCCACTGTCGCCTTTTTCACAAGCGATAAATTTAATATCTTCAATAGCGAATAAATTTGCAATAAAAAGAATAATAAAAAGTAATTTTTTCAAATTTAACCCCTTTTGAATGTAAAATTCGGATCAAATTTGATCCGAATTTTTAATAATTTGTTTGTATAATAACTCTACGATTTGGTCTTAGACACTCTTTAAGCTCTGCACCTTTTATGCCGTTACAAGATACAACCTGATCTGTTGTTCCCATGCCCGCTACTATGATAGCATCAGCCGGAATGCCCTGTTTGACAAGCTCATTTTTAACAGCATTTGCCCTTTTTTGCGATAAAGTTTGATTATAGCTTTCGTCTCCAAGTCTATCAGCATAGCCTAAGACCTGCACTTTTTGAACCATTTTTTTATCGATTTCATTAGCTTTTTGAGCTATTTTTTCATAACCGTCTGCTTTAATAATATCTTTATCAAAATCAAACAATAAATCTGTTTCGATTTCTAAATTTTGATTTTGCAACTGCACGGGCGGAACACCTGCACAACCTTTTGGATTGTAAAATGTGCTTCCGACTTTATAATCTTTATCAAAAATAACTTTAAATTGACAAATTTTATCCACATCTCCTGCTTTTTTCTTTAAGTTAAACAGATAGTCCCATTCTCTAACGGCATACAAGCCTTCTTGGTGATGCGGATGTCCGATTAGGAAATAAATTTGATCTTTACTCATACCTTTTTCGATTTTGCCTAAATTCTCTGAATTTGGGTGAGTTGGAGCATCGATCCAAGTTTTTTCTGGATCAGGAAAAGTTACATCGTCCCACTGCATAACACCGTTATCTGGGATATTATCGCTTATTCTAGTGGTGCAACCACTAAAAAATAAAATTCCTGCCAAAGCCAAAGCCGATATTATAGTTTTTTTCATTTTTTTAACCTTTAAATTTACAAAAACGAAACCGAATTTAAATTCGGTTTCGCATTATACCATTTTTAGAAATGGAAGCCTAATGACAATCCTGCGCCTACATTTTCTTGCGTATCATAAGACAATGATGACTTGAATATCCATTTGCCGTTATCAGACATTTTTGAAAGTCCTAGCGACAATGAACCTTGATCTTTATAATAACCAGTTCCAACGCTTAGCATGCCTTTGCCTGGGATTGTTGATTGTGGCAAGTTACCGATAGCGATAGCAGAAGCGATACCGCCTCTATACTCTTTCTTAGCTTCGCCTAGTTGATTTGCTAGGTTATTGACGGCTTGATTTGTTTGGTTGATTTGATTGCCGATATGAGCTGAAACGCCTTCGATAGCAGAGTATAACTGGCTACCGTTGATAGCGTCTGTGCTATCTTTGCTAACTAAACCCGGTGCTACGCCTTGAATACGACGAGTTTCATTAGCATTACCTACGCTTACTACGCCAACTACTTGATCTCCGCCTGCAAATTTATTCATAACTACATCGATATTTTGACCGTTTGCATTTTTAACGGTAATTGTATCACGAGTATAAGCTCTATTTGTACCTTTACTTTTACCAGTGGTTTCATCTATATAAGCTGAGTCATTACCAAAGAATAATGAATTTGCAACGGTTGTATTAGCTTGACCTGTTGTATTATTTCCTATAACAAAAGTATTTTGCGTAGATACATTATTGTTATTACCAATAACATAACTTCCGTCTGCTCCTGCCGCTACGGTATTTGGATCACCAAATGCACCTGCGTTGTTAGCATGGACTATATTGCCTGTACCGATAGAGATAGAATTTTTACCAAGAGCTTGTGCGCCGTTACCCATAGCGATAGCATTTTCGCCTTCTGCGTTTGCTTGATAGCCTATTGCAGTTGAGTATTTTCCGCTAGCACTTGCATCTTCTGGGTGAGATTGATAGCCGCCTGGTTGTTGCGTTCCATCATTCGTATGGAAAAATCTAATTCCGTGTTTATTCATTCCGGCAATAGCATCAACAACACTTGTTTGTAAAGTTCCGCTTTGGCCATAAGCATCGTATGTTTTTAATTTATAATTAGCAGGATCGTTAGGGTCACCAGGATCGCCAACAATATTTGTGATATTAGTAATATTATTATTAATATTGGTAACAGCATTATTTAATTGACCAACATTAACAGCGTCTGTATCAGCCGTTCCTGCTGCGACATCGTGAATTTGCTGTCCGCCCATACTAATATTATTATCGGTAATCTTGATTGTATTTGAACCGCTACCGATAGTTAAACCACTATTATTGATGACAGTATTTCCGATAGTTACGCTTCCGTCTTGTCCTAAGTCAATATCTTTTGCAAGCTTAACAATCAAATCGCTTCCGTCATTAACCACGCCGATATTGCCGTTTGTTAAGCTGTTTTCACCACCTGTGTGATTACCTTTGATATTTTGTGTTTGATTTAAATTTTTAGCTATTTCGCTGCCATAATCACCTTTATATTTAACTCCGTCATCAAGTGTAGCAACTTGCATATTGTTGCCGTCTTGATCTTTATAGATAATTCTAGTAGGGTTTGTTTTTGTTAAAGAATTATCGCCCTTGCCTATCGTAATAGTAGCACTAGTTCCACTATCGCCGTTTATAGCGATACTTCCTGTACCGTTAGCAACACTTATACTAACGCCATTATTGCCGTTTTTATCGGCTACGGTTATGTTGCCGTCTTGACCGCTACCGCCACCGATTTTGATTGTATCGGCAAGTTTTAAATCATAAGTATAGTTGCCCTCAGATTCCTTGCCTTGTGTTAGTAATAAATTTGAACCCGTATAAGTGCCGTTTGTTCCTGCTACTACGCCACCTTCGATAGTAAATTTAGTGCGATTGCCTTCTGTTGCTTTTTTAAGTTGGCTAACATTTACGGCATCGGTATCATCAATACCTGCACCTACATTATGGATAATATTATCACCCATGCTAATGTTACTTTGAGTGATTTGAATATCGTTTTTACTATTTTTACTTATAACAATGCCATCAGAAGTGATAGTCGTGTTGCCGTCGCTTGTGCCGATTAGGAACTGAGTTTTATTTATAACGGTGTTGTCGCCAAATTTAATGCTTCCGTCAGTGAGATCCAAATCTTTGTTTAGTTTTAGATCATAAGTGTTGTTATTATCGCCACCCCAAGCTAGTTGTAGATTTCCATCTGTATAACCACCAGCAGGAGCTTTTACGCCACCATTGACCGTAACTTTGGTAATGTTTGCTTCAACTTCTTTTAGTTGAGCAACATTTACAGCATCACTATCAGCTGTACCTTTTGCAACATCGTGAATTTGATTTCCGCCTACACTTACATTGTTATCTGTAAATTGAAGTGTTTTTCCGTCACTATTTACAACTAAACCATTTGGAGTAATAGTTGTTTTATTGCTGTCATTAGCAACTACAAATTCATTGTTGTTGATATAGCTATCACCAAATGTAATACTTCCGTCTTTTGTTAGATTTAGGTCTTTATTTAGACTTAAATCATAAGTGTTGTTTGTATCGCTCCAAGCTAGTTTTAGGTTTCCATCTGTTACATTTGCTTCATTCCAGCCATTGACTGTTATGTTTTTATCAACTGCTTTAATAGCTTCATGGATAGTGTTTTTACCTGTGTCGCCTATGTTATTAGTGATGATTGTTTTATTATCATCAGCTACTTTTGTATCTCCACCAATTGAAGTTACTATGCTATTGATAGTATCTGTGATGTTTAGGTCATAGTTAGTATGTCCGTCTTTTTCAGTTGTTCTAACTACACCAACAGAGCCATTGTTAGAAGTAACTGTTGTGTTGGCTTCTTTTAGTTGAGCAACATTTACAGCATCACTGTCAGCTGTACCTTTTGCAACATCGTGAATTTGATTTCCGCCTACACTTACATTGTTATCTGTAAATTGAAGTGTTTTTCCGTCACTATTTACAACTAAACCATTTGGAGTAATAGTTGTTTTATTGCTGTCATTAGCAACTACAAATTCATTGTTGTTGATATAGCTATCACCAAATGTAATACTTCCGTCTTTTGTTAGATTTAGGTCTTTATTTAGACTTAAATCATAAGTGTTGTTTGTATCGCTCCAAGCTAGTTTTAGGTTTCCATCTGTTACATTTGCTTCATTCCAGCCATTGACTGTTATGTTTTTATCAACTGCTTTAATAGCTTCATGGATAGTGTTTTTACCTGTGTCGCCTATGTTATTAGTGATGATTGTTTTATTATCATCAGCTACTTTTGTATCTCCACCAATTGAAGTTACTATGCTATTGATAGTATCTGTGATGTTTAGGTCATAGTTAGTATGTCCGTCTTTTTCAGTTGTTCTAACTACACCAACAGAGCCGTTGTTAGAAGTAACTGTTGTGTTGGCTTCTTTTAGTTGAGCAACATTTACAGCATCACTATCAGCTGTACCTTTTGCAACATCGTGAATTTGGTTTCCGCCTACACTTACATTACTATCTGTAAATTTAAGTGTTTTTCCGTCACTATTTACAACTAAACCATTTGGAGTAATAGTTGTTTTATTGCTGTCATTAGCAACTACAAATTCATTGTTGTTGATATAGCTATCACCAAATGTAATACTTCCGTCTTTTGTTAGATTTAGGTCTTTATTTAGACTTAAATCATAAGTGTTGTTTGTATCGCTCCAAGCTAGTTTTAGGTTTCCATCTGTTACATTTGCTTCATTCCAGCCATTGACTGTTATGTTTTTATCAACTGCTTTAATAGCTTCATGGATAGTGTTTTTACCTGTGTCGCCTATGTTATTAGTGATGATTGTTTTATTATCATCAGCTACTTTTGTATCTCCACCAATTGAAGTTACTATGCTATTGATAGTATCTGTGATGTTTAGGTCATAGTTAGTATGTCCGTCTTTTTCAGTTGTTCTAACTACACCAACAGAGCCATTGTTAGAAGTAACTGTTGTGTTGGCTTCTTTTAGTTGAGCAACATTTACAGCATCACTATCAGCTGTACCTTTTGCAACATCGTGAATTTGGTTTCCGCCTACACTTACATTACTATCTGTAAATTTAAGTGTTTTTCCGTCACTATTTACAACTAAACCATTTGGAGTAATAGTTGTTTTATTGCTGTCATTAGCAACTACAAATTCATTGTTGTTGATATAGCTATCACCAAATGTAATACTTCCGTCTTTTGTTAGATTTAGGTCTTTATTTAGACTTAAATCATAAGTGTTGTTTGTATCGCTCCAAGCTAGTTTTAGGTTTCCATCTGTTACATTTGCTTCATTCCAGCCATTGACTGTTATGTTTTTATCAACTGCTTTAATAGCTTCATGGATAGTGTTTTTACCTGTGTCGCCTATGTTATTAGTGATGATTGTTTTATTATCATCAGCTACTTTTGTATCTCCACCAATTGAAGTTACTATGCTATTGATAGTATCTGTGATGTTTAGGTCATAGTTAGTATGTCCGTCTTTTTCAGTTGTTCTAACTACACCAACAGAGCCATTGTTAGAAGTAACTGTTGTGTTGGCTTCTTTTAGTTGAGCAACATTTACAGCATCACTGTCAGCTGTACCTTTTGCAACATCGTGAATTTGATTTCCGCCTACACTTACATTGTTATCTGTAAATTGAAGTGTTTTTCCGTCACTATTTACAACTAAACCATTTGGAGTAATAGTTGTTTTATTGCTGTCATTAGCAACTACAAATTCATTGTTGTTGATATAGCTATCACCAAATGTAATACTTCCGTCTTTTGTTAGATTTAGGTCTTTATTTAGACTTAAATCATAAGTGTTGTTTGTATCGCTCCAAGCTAGTTTTAGGTTTCCATCTGTTACATTTGCTTCATTCCAGCCATTGACTGTTATGTTTTTATCAACTGCTTTAATAGCTTCATGGATAGTGTTTTTACCTGTGTCGCCTATGTTATTAGTGATGATTGTTTTATTATCATCAGCTACTTTTGTATCTCCACCAATTGAAGTTACTATGCTATTGATAGTATCTGTGATGTTTAGGTCATAGTTAGTATGTCCGTCTTTTTCAGTTGTTCTAACTACACCAACAGAGCCATTGTTAGAAGTAACTGTTGTGTTGGCTTCTTTTAGTTGAGCAACATTTACAGCATCACTGTCAGCTGTACCTTTTGCAACATCGTGAATTTGATTTCCGCCTACACTTACATTGTTATCTGTAAATTGAAGTGTTTTTCCGTCACTATTTACAACTAAACCATTTGGAGTAATAGTTGTTTTATTGCTGTCATTAGCAACTACAAATTCATTGTTGTTGATATAGCTATCACCAAATGTAATACTTCCGTCTTTTGTTAGATTTAGGTCTTTATTTAGACTTAAATCATAAGTGTTGTTTGTATCGCTCCAAGCTAGTTTTAGGTTTCCATCTGTTACATTTGCTTCATTCCAGCCATTGACTGTTATGTTTTTATCAACTGCTTTAATAGCTTCATGGATAGTGTTTTTACCTGTGTCGCCTATGTTATTAGTGATGATTGTTTTATTATCATCAGCTACTTTTGTATCTCCACCAATTGAAGTTACTATGCTATTGATAGTATCTGTGATGTTTAGGTCATAGTTAGTATGTCCGTCTTTTTCAGTTGTTCTAACTACACCAACAGAGCCATTGTTAGAAGTAACTGTTGTGTTGGCTTCTTTTAGTTGAGCAACATTTACAGCATCACTATCAGCTGTACCTTTTGCAACATCGTGAATTTGGTTTCCGCCTACACTTACATTACTATCTGTAAATTTAAGTGTTTTTCCGTCACTATTTACAACTAAACCATTTGGAGTAATAGTTGTTTTATTGCTGTCATTAGCAACTACAAATTCATTGTTGTTGATATAGCTATCACCAAATGTAATACTTCCGTCTTTTGTTAGATTTAGGTCTTTATTTAGACTTAAATCATAAGTGTTGTTTGTATCGCTCCAAGCTAGTTTTAGGTTTCCATCTGTTACATTTGCTTCATTCCAGCCATTGACTGTTATGTTTTTATCAACTGCTTTAATAGCTTCATGGATAGTGTTTTTACCTGTGTCGCCTATGTTATTAGTGATGATTGTTTTATTATCATCAGCTACTTTTGTATCTCCACCAATTGAAGTTACTATGCTATTGATAGTATCTGTGATGTTTAGGTCATAGTTAGTATGTCCGTCTTTTTCAGTTGTTCTAACTACACCAACAGAGCCATTGTTAGAAGTAACTGTTGTGTTGGCTTCTTTTAGTTGAGCAACATTTACAGCATCACTATCAGCTGTACCTTTTGCAACATCGTGAATTTGATTTCCGCCTACACTTACATTGTTATCTGTAAATTGAAGTGTTTTTCCGTCACTATTTACAACTAAACCATTTGGAGTAATAGTTGTTTTATTGCTGTCATTAGCAACTACAAATTCATTGTTGTTGATATAGCTATCACCAAATGTAATACTTCCGTCTTTTGTTAGATTTAGGTCTTTATTTAGACTTAAATCATAAGTGTTGTTTGTATCGCTCCAAGCTAGTTTTAGGTTTCCATCTGTTACATTTGCTTCATTCCAGCCATTGACTGTTATGTTTTTATCAATTGCTTTAATAGCTTCATGGATAGTGTTTTTACCTGTGTCGCCTATGTTATTAGTGATGATTGTTTTATTATCATCAGCTACTTTTGTATCTCCACCGATTGAAGTTACTATGCTATTGATAGTATCTGTGATATTTAGGTCATAGTTAGTATGTCCGTCTGTTTTAGTTGTTCTAACTACACCAACAGAGCCGTTGTTAGAAGTAACTGTTGTGTTGGCTTCTTTTAGTTGAGCAACATTTACTGCATCACTGTCAGCTGTACCTTTTGCAACATCGTGAATTTGATTTCCACCTACACTTACATTGTTATCTGTAAATTTAAGTGTTTTTCCACCTTTATTTACAACTAAACCATTTGGAGTAATAGTTGTATTACCTTCACTATTTTTAACTACAAATTCGTTGTTGTTGATATAGCTATCACCAAATGTAATACTTCCGTCTTTTGTTAGATTTAGGTCTTTATTTAGACTTAAATCATAAGTGTTGTTTGTATCGCTCCAAACAAGTTGTAGATTTCCGTCTGTTGTATTTGCTTCATTCCAGCCATTGACTGTTATGTTTTTATCAATTGCTTTAATAGCTTCATGGATAGTGTTTTTACCTGTGTCGCCTATGTTATTAGTGATGATTGTTTTATTATCATCAGCTACTTTTGTATCTCCACCGATTGAAGTTACTATGCTATTGATAGTATCTGTGATATTTAGGTCATAGTTAGTATGTCCGTCTGTTTTAGTTGTTCTAACTACACCAACAGAGCCGTTGTTAGAAGTAACTGTTGTGTTGGCTTCTTTTAGTTGAGCAACATTTACTGCATCACTGTCAGCTGTACCTTTTGCAACATCGTGAATTTGATTTCCACCTACACTTACATTGTTATCTGTAAATTTAAGTGTTTTTCCACCTTTATTTACAACTAAACCATTTGGAGTAATAGTTGTATTACCTTCACTATTTTTAACTACAAATTCGTTGTTGTTGATATAGCTATCACCAAATGTAATACTTCCGTCTTTTGTTAGATTTAGGTCTTTATTTAGACTTAAATCATAAGTGTTGTTTGTATCGCTCCAAACAAGTTGTAGATTTCCGTCTGTTGTATTTGCTTCATTCCAGCCATTGACTGTTATGTTTTTATCAATTGCTTTAATAGCTTCATGGATAGTGTTTTTACCTGTGTCGCCTATGTTATTAGTGATGATTGTTTTATTATCATCAGCTACTTTTGTATCTCCACCGATTGAAGTTACTATGCTATTGATAGTATCTGTGATATTTAGGTCATAGTTAGTATGTCCGTCTGTTTTAGTTGTTCTAACTACACCAACAGAGCCGTTGTTAGAAGTAACTGTTGTATTTGCTTCTTTTAGTTGAGCAACATTTACAGCATCACTGTCAGCTGTACCTTTTGCAACATCGTGAATTTGATTTCCACCTACACTTACATTGTTATCTGTAAATTTAAGTGTTTTTCCACCTTTATTTACAACTAAACCATTTGGAGTAATAGTTGTGTTGCCTTCACTGTTTTTAACTACAAATTCGTTGTTGTTGATATAGCTATCACCAAATGTAATACTTCCGTCTTTTGTTAGATTTAGGTCTTTATTTAGACTTAAATCATAAGTGTTGTTTGTATCGCTCCAAACAAGTTGTAGATTTCCGTCTGTTGTATTTGCTTCATTCCAGCCATTGACTGTTATGTTTTTATCAATTGCTTTAATAGCTTCATGGATAGTGTTTTTACCTGTGTCGCCTATGTTATTAGTGATGATTGTTTTATTATCATCAGCTACTTTTGTATCTCCACCGATTGAAGTTACTATGCTATTGATAGTATCTGTGATATTTAGGTCATAGTTAGTATGTCCGTCTGTTTTAGTTGTTCTAACTACACCAACAGAGCCGTTGTTAGAAGTAACTGTTGTATTTGCTTCTTTTAGTTGAGCAACATTTACAGCATCACTGTCAGCTGTACCTTTTGCAACATCGTGAATTTGATTTCCACCTACACTTACATTGTTATCTGTAAATTTAAGTGTTTTTCCACCTTTATTTACAACTAAACCATTTGGAGTAATAGTTGTATTACCTTCACTATTTTTAACTACAAATTCGTTGTTGTTGATATAGCTATCACCAAATGTAATACTTCCGTCTTTTGTTAGATTTAGGTCTTTATTTAGACTTAAATCATAAGTGTTGTTTGTATCGCTCCAAACAAGTTGTAGATTTCCGTCTGTTGTATTTGCTTCATTCCAGCCATTGACTGTTATGTTTTTATCAATTGCTTTAATAGCTTCATGGATAGTGTTTTTACCTGTGTCGCCTATGTTATTAGTGATGATTGTTTTATTATCATCAGCTACTTTTGTATCTCCACCGATTGAAGTTACTATGCTATTGATAGTATCTGTGATATTTAGGTCATAGTTAGTATGTCCGTCTGTTTTAGTTGTTCTAACTACACCAACAGAGCCGTTGTTAGAAGTAACTGTTGTATTTGCTTCTTTTAGTTGAGCAACATTTACAGCATCACTGTCAGCTGTACCTTTTGCAACATCGTGAATTTGATTTCCACCTACACTTACATTGTTATCTGTAAATTTAAGTGTTTTTCCACCTTTATTTACAACTAAACCATTTGGAGTAATAGTTGTGTTGCCTTCACTGTTTTTAACTACAAATTCGTTGTTGTTGATATAGCTATCACCAAATGTAATACTTCCGTCTTTTGTTAGATTTAGGTCTTTATTTAGACTTAAATCATAAGTGTTGTTTGTATCGCTCCAAACAAGTTGTAGATTTCCGTCTGTTGTATTTGCTTCATTCCAGCCATTGACTGTTATGTTTTTATCAATTGCTTTAATAGCTTCATGGATAGTGTTTTTACCTGTGTCGCCTATGTTATTAGTGATGATTGTTTTATTATCATCAGCTACTTTTGTATCTCCACCGATTGAAGTTACTATGCTATTGATAGTATCTGTGATATTTAGGTCATAGTTAGTATGTCCGTCTGTTTTAGTTGTTCTAACTACACCAACAGAGCCGTTGTTAGAAGTAACTGTTGTGTTGGCTTCTTTTAGTTGAGCAACATTTACAGCATCACTGTCAGCTGTACCTTTTGCAACATCGTGAATTTGATTTCCACCTACACTTACATTGTTATCTGTAAATTTAAGTGTTTTTCCACCTTTATTTACAACTAAACCATTTGGAGTAATAGTTGTGTTGCCTTCACTGTTTTTAACTACAAATTCGTTGTTGTTGATATAGCTATCACCAAATGTAATACTTCCGTCTTTTGTTAGATTTAGGTCTTTATTTAGACTTAAATCATAAGTGTTGTTTGTATCACCGTCCCAAGCTAGTTGCAAGTTACCTTTTGTGGTATTTGCTTCCATACCGCCATTTACGGTAACTTTTGTTTTATTTCCATCTAAGCCTTTGGCTATCCAGTAAAGCTGACTTCCGTTTATGGCGTCAGTCGAATTTTCGTCTATCAAACCTGCTGCGACATTTTGAATTCGGCGTGGTGCGGTTGCATTTCCGACACTTACTACGCCTATTGGTCTAGAACCCGCAAAATTTCCGTAAGTCGTGCCGTTTATAACCACGCTAGTTATCTCGCTCATATCGCCTGTGGTAGTTCCTACTACATAGGCTGTGCCGTTTCCTAAGAAAACAGAGTCATTTATCGTTTCAGTTACATTTCCGCCTAAAACAAATATATTTTCTGCGTCGCCGTTTTGACCTACTATGTTGTTGTTTCCGACTACATATATATGTTTAGATGTATCATCGGTTGAATTTGCGTCACCTGCTGTTTTTCCTATTCTATTATCATTACCAAAACTATAAGATCTATTTGCAGTTACTGCACTTGGGTCACCAAATGCACCGGAATTTGATCCGGCGACTGATTGTCCGTAACCCACAGCGACAGAGTAATCCCCTGTTATGTTATTTTCCATACCGATAGCAATGCCGCCTTCGCCGCCTATACTATTAAAGATACCAAAAGCATTGGCATAATCTCCGATTAGTTCGTTGTAAGTTCCTATTGCGACCGAATTTATACCTTCTGCGTAGTTATAAAAACCTTGTGCAAGCGAATACTCTGCGTTTTCTCCAATCTCATTACCCGAACCAACTGCAAAAGAGTTATACGCTTTTGCTAGGTTGCCATCACCGATAACAGCAGAATAATCCGCAAGAGCTTGATTATTTTCACCAATAGCTATGGCGCGTTCGCCATTTATATCATTATTCATACCTAACGCCATAGCATAATCACTGATTGCCGTTATATTGTTTTCTTTACCAAACGCCATTGCATTATCTGCTTCGACTAAATTTTGGAAACCAAAAGCGGTAGAGTATTCTCCTTTTGCTTGGTTATATCCACCTACGGCAAAAGCTGCCGTATTTGTAGCGTTATTTTCGACACCGACAGCTGATGCAAATATTCCTGTTGCATTGTTATCACTACCGACCGTTAGGGTATTAAGTCCGTCATTTAGGTTATCACTACCAACACTAATGGCTTTTGGTCCGGTTACTTTATTTTGCGCACCGATTGCGGTAGAAAAA contains the following coding sequences:
- a CDS encoding tetratricopeptide repeat protein; this translates as MKKLLFIILFIANLFAIEDIKFIACEKGDSGACYEIGLLLYIGQNIQKDDDGAFLFFKKACESGHENACIAQAQMFENGLGTKKDTTTALNLYENICKKNNILACQGAERIHSASNKNKKRLSEIRAFLCKNGQDDYCENGSVTLENTKAIARLDSDCKNGNKDSCETLVNLYFKAQGTPENIQAAIFYTDRLCKLDVGTSCRNLAIIYQGRSDIENAKNYYARACAMGDKISCTEYKKLIK
- a CDS encoding OmpA family protein, coding for MKKTIISALALAGILFFSGCTTRISDNIPDNGVMQWDDVTFPDPEKTWIDAPTHPNSENLGKIEKGMSKDQIYFLIGHPHHQEGLYAVREWDYLFNLKKKAGDVDKICQFKVIFDKDYKVGSTFYNPKGCAGVPPVQLQNQNLEIETDLLFDFDKDIIKADGYEKIAQKANEIDKKMVQKVQVLGYADRLGDESYNQTLSQKRANAVKNELVKQGIPADAIIVAGMGTTDQVVSCNGIKGAELKECLRPNRRVIIQTNY